The Cetobacterium sp. 8H DNA window AGGAATAATTAAATACAACGGAATTCTTGGAACACATATTTCAGGAGTCAAATTAGAAGGAATGGATTTAAAGCAAGCCCTTCCAGCTCTTAATCTTGAAAATAAGATAAAACGTGGAAGTGTTGATTTGAACAATAAAAAAGGAATTTTAATTGGTGATGAACTCTTTAATCAATTAGGAGCTCGTATTGGCGATCCTATCAGTGTTATTTCAGCTAATAATAAAGAGTTGAAATTAGATATCATGGGAACTTTTCAAAGCGGATACTATGATTATGATTTATCTATGGTTATTCTTCCATTAAAAACTGCTCAGTATATAACTGAAAGAGATAATACAGTCAGTTCTTTAGATCTAATTTTAAAAAATCCATATGATGCTGAATTTATTTCCAATAAAATTTATGAAGATACAGGTCTTTATAACAGAACTTGGGGAAGTCTAAATAAAAACCTTTTAAAAGCTCTTAATCTTGAAAAAACTGTAATGATTATTGGATTTTCGTTGATTGTTTTAATTGCTGGGTTTGTAGTTTGGGTTATTTTGAATACTATGGTCAGAGAAAAAATTCGTTATATTGGAATAATGAGATCTATGGGTATTTCACACAATAGTATTATAAAAATATTTTTAATACAAGGTATTATTTTGGGATGTATTGGGATTATTTTAGGAGTTTTCATATCGCTATTTTTACTGTGGTATATAAAAACTTACTCACTTCCTGAAATATCATCTATATATTATTTAGCTAAAGTTCCGGTTGAACTATCAGCTAAAGAACTTTTCACCATAATAGGTGCAAATATTATTTTAATATTTTTATCTAGTATTTTCCCAGCATATAGAGCTGGTAAACTTAAAATAGTGGAGGCTTTAAGACATGACTAAAAAAATTATACTTGAACTAAAAAATATTTCTAAAAATTACTCTACAAAAAATGAAACTCTTGAAATTATTAAAAACTTAAATCTTCAAGTTGAAGAAGGTGATTTTATCTCCATCCTTGGACAATCAGGTTCTGGTAAAACTACACTTTTAAATTTAATTGGACTTTTAGATTCTCCAACTTCTGGGGATATCTTTATAAATGGAGAAAAAATTTCGGTTAATAGTTCATCTGTAGATTTAATTAGAAATAAAATGATTGGTTTTGTTTTCCAATTTCACTATCTTCTTCCCGAATTTACCGCTTTAGAAAATGTTATGATTCCTGCATTAACACAGGATTTTAGTAAAAAAAAGGAAATCGAAATAAAGGCACTAGAGCTATTAAATGATGTTGGCCTTTCTCATAGAGCAAATCACAAGCCAAATGAACTTTCTGGTGGAGAAAAACAAAGGGTTGCGATAGCTCGTGCTT harbors:
- a CDS encoding ABC transporter ATP-binding protein, with the translated sequence MTKKIILELKNISKNYSTKNETLEIIKNLNLQVEEGDFISILGQSGSGKTTLLNLIGLLDSPTSGDIFINGEKISVNSSSVDLIRNKMIGFVFQFHYLLPEFTALENVMIPALTQDFSKKKEIEIKALELLNDVGLSHRANHKPNELSGGEKQRVAIARALINNPKILLLDEPTGNLDNETSEKIFNIFKQINDKKRQTIITVTHSRELSEISHKKLFLKKGIIL
- a CDS encoding ABC transporter permease, whose protein sequence is MLFEFFIAKKHIFEHKKQSFIGVLGIAIGIIVLTVSIGISNGLNKNMIDSILSLSSHITVIGNENIKNFSELENQFLKYPQVKGVIPKVSTQGIIKYNGILGTHISGVKLEGMDLKQALPALNLENKIKRGSVDLNNKKGILIGDELFNQLGARIGDPISVISANNKELKLDIMGTFQSGYYDYDLSMVILPLKTAQYITERDNTVSSLDLILKNPYDAEFISNKIYEDTGLYNRTWGSLNKNLLKALNLEKTVMIIGFSLIVLIAGFVVWVILNTMVREKIRYIGIMRSMGISHNSIIKIFLIQGIILGCIGIILGVFISLFLLWYIKTYSLPEISSIYYLAKVPVELSAKELFTIIGANIILIFLSSIFPAYRAGKLKIVEALRHD